The following coding sequences are from one Megamonas funiformis window:
- a CDS encoding DUF5693 family protein — protein MTKFKYNRLLIVCIIIGLIAAIGVNIQRNSVEKANMTVDLAIDYEDMVKLAQLEGIPVEEVLSQAKQAGISSLAVYETTFEKLNKNGKAMAIAGSSVLENYYSGTLSDPAWRTLVQQGTIKADEVYVVGHDKQTYTEVKEDLFRRLGKERVNVLDLGNQEILAVKANYTELLKMNLGMPTDEMKAVNDAGFYVLARPSNYKNVTDDDINAVFDRLKDFKISEIVFSGSETLGGLHNTERTIELMKERDITLGMIEHVTQLQFYPQDGLYDIARGLDYKVARLYTIPKDEQPKLKMDVAVERWANTDEERNIRIDLMHIYEKPEGDMSLLATNMKYISDTKAKLESKGFIIGPASHFEPFFGNTILQVIMLLGICSACVLYISLVYPSLSNKKQYILLAICFVITAVPVLIGKGSTIRIMAALAAANVFPAIGMISQLDVIRRNRLIGKLKFGPLLLKAVKAIVCASVVSMMGAMFLSGILSDVEFFLEMSIFRGIKLTFVLPIILVAIAFMQRFDIFGDNLLTPPAFKEQAKRILNMTVSVKALVGFLIAMIVAVIFIGRSGHTAGVPVPGIELKIRAFLEQAFYARPRSKEIFIGHPAFIIMIMAWYRKWPAAIFFILSIVATIGQGSMVETFAHMRTPVFMSLMRGFDGALWGAVIGCVVMGALYLWQYIASSTDRSKSLNE, from the coding sequence TTGACAAAGTTTAAATATAATCGTTTGTTGATTGTTTGTATAATAATTGGCCTAATAGCTGCTATTGGTGTAAATATTCAACGTAATAGTGTAGAAAAAGCAAATATGACAGTGGATTTAGCCATTGATTATGAAGATATGGTTAAATTGGCTCAATTAGAAGGAATACCAGTAGAGGAAGTATTATCTCAAGCAAAACAGGCAGGCATTTCTTCACTTGCTGTATATGAAACTACATTTGAAAAATTGAATAAAAATGGCAAAGCTATGGCTATTGCAGGTAGTTCTGTACTAGAAAATTATTATAGTGGAACTTTAAGTGATCCTGCATGGCGTACTTTAGTTCAGCAAGGTACTATAAAAGCTGACGAAGTATATGTTGTAGGACATGATAAGCAAACATATACAGAAGTAAAAGAAGATTTATTTAGACGCTTAGGCAAAGAGAGGGTAAATGTTCTAGATTTAGGAAATCAAGAAATATTAGCAGTAAAAGCTAATTATACAGAGTTATTAAAAATGAATTTAGGTATGCCAACTGATGAAATGAAGGCTGTTAATGATGCAGGTTTTTATGTGTTGGCTAGACCTAGTAACTATAAGAATGTAACAGATGATGATATCAATGCAGTTTTTGACCGTTTAAAGGATTTCAAAATATCAGAAATAGTATTTTCTGGTTCTGAAACATTAGGTGGTTTGCATAATACTGAACGTACTATTGAGTTGATGAAAGAAAGAGATATCACTCTTGGTATGATTGAACATGTTACACAATTGCAATTTTATCCACAAGATGGTTTATATGATATTGCTAGAGGTTTAGATTATAAAGTCGCTAGATTATATACTATACCAAAAGATGAACAGCCAAAATTGAAAATGGATGTAGCTGTTGAACGTTGGGCAAACACTGATGAAGAGCGTAATATACGTATAGATTTAATGCATATTTATGAAAAACCTGAAGGTGATATGTCCTTATTAGCTACAAATATGAAATATATTTCAGATACAAAAGCAAAACTTGAATCTAAAGGTTTCATTATTGGGCCTGCTAGTCATTTTGAGCCATTTTTTGGTAATACAATTTTGCAAGTTATAATGCTTTTAGGTATTTGTAGTGCTTGTGTATTGTATATTTCTTTGGTTTACCCAAGTTTATCAAATAAAAAACAGTATATTTTATTAGCAATCTGCTTTGTAATAACAGCTGTTCCAGTATTGATAGGAAAGGGCTCTACAATTCGTATAATGGCTGCTTTAGCTGCGGCAAATGTTTTTCCTGCTATTGGTATGATAAGTCAATTAGATGTAATTCGTAGAAATCGTCTAATTGGTAAATTAAAATTTGGTCCATTATTATTAAAAGCAGTGAAAGCTATTGTCTGTGCAAGTGTTGTTTCTATGATGGGGGCAATGTTCTTATCTGGTATTTTATCTGATGTAGAATTCTTCTTGGAAATGAGTATTTTCCGTGGTATCAAATTAACATTTGTATTGCCAATTATTTTAGTGGCTATAGCCTTTATGCAACGTTTTGATATATTCGGTGATAATTTATTAACACCACCAGCTTTTAAAGAACAGGCTAAACGTATATTGAATATGACTGTATCTGTAAAAGCTTTAGTAGGATTTTTGATAGCTATGATTGTAGCTGTTATCTTTATCGGTCGTTCCGGTCATACAGCTGGCGTTCCTGTTCCTGGCATAGAATTGAAAATAAGAGCTTTCTTAGAACAAGCGTTTTATGCAAGACCTCGTTCAAAAGAAATTTTTATTGGTCATCCAGCGTTTATAATAATGATCATGGCATGGTATCGTAAGTGGCCAGCAGCTATCTTCTTTATTTTATCTATAGTAGCGACTATTGGACAAGGTTCTATGGTAGAAACTTTTGCACATATGCGTACGCCGGTATTTATGTCATTAATGAGAGGTTTTGATGGTGCTTTATGGGGTGCTGTCATAGGCTGTGTTGTCATGGGTGCATTGTATTTATGGCAATATATTGCATCTTCAACAGATAGGAGTAAGTCTTTGAATGAATAA
- the csaB gene encoding polysaccharide pyruvyl transferase CsaB has protein sequence MNNIVISGYYGSKNAGDEAMLSAMLEVFSELNPKLHITVISSDPEYTRKRHSVDAVNWLNVVDILKVLKKADLLISGGGSLLQNVTSGRSLYYYMGVLFLAKLVHTPIMLYAQGIGPIYGKFARRLMRWFGNHSALITVRDKDSLKELDMLKIVKPPIKATADPVLAINAVDKKSGREIFKKSHISLTKPIIGISVREWREWQHYKDVLAEVADEAVTKLNAQIVFMPMQYPEDVKAAKKIVAKMKQPACVLKEDFTTRELMSLVGNMDLMIGIRLHALIFAGVMGTPMIGISYDPKIDRFLKSIDEDVVGDLENVTVEALMQEINAKWNNKEIYRNQNLKRMAKLRSLARSNAEMALEFIDKNK, from the coding sequence ATGAATAATATTGTAATTTCTGGGTATTATGGTTCTAAAAATGCAGGCGATGAAGCTATGCTATCTGCAATGTTAGAAGTATTCTCAGAGCTTAATCCAAAACTTCATATTACAGTTATTTCATCAGACCCAGAATATACAAGAAAACGCCATAGTGTTGATGCAGTTAATTGGTTAAATGTAGTAGATATTTTGAAAGTGTTGAAAAAGGCGGATTTACTTATAAGTGGTGGCGGTAGCTTATTACAAAATGTAACTAGTGGTCGAAGCTTATATTATTATATGGGTGTATTATTTCTAGCTAAATTAGTTCATACACCGATAATGTTATATGCTCAAGGTATTGGTCCTATTTATGGTAAATTCGCAAGACGCTTGATGAGATGGTTTGGTAATCATAGTGCTTTGATTACAGTTCGCGATAAAGATTCATTAAAAGAATTGGATATGCTTAAGATTGTAAAACCACCGATAAAGGCTACAGCAGATCCAGTGTTAGCAATAAATGCAGTAGATAAAAAAAGTGGGCGAGAGATTTTTAAGAAATCACATATTTCACTCACTAAGCCGATAATTGGTATATCTGTGCGTGAATGGCGTGAATGGCAACATTATAAAGACGTCTTAGCAGAAGTGGCTGATGAAGCAGTAACGAAATTAAATGCTCAGATTGTTTTTATGCCAATGCAATATCCAGAAGATGTAAAGGCTGCTAAAAAAATTGTAGCTAAAATGAAACAGCCGGCATGTGTCTTGAAAGAAGATTTTACAACAAGGGAATTAATGTCATTAGTAGGAAATATGGATTTAATGATTGGCATTCGCCTTCATGCATTGATTTTTGCAGGTGTGATGGGCACGCCAATGATAGGTATATCATATGATCCTAAAATTGATAGATTTTTAAAATCCATTGATGAAGATGTTGTAGGCGATTTAGAAAATGTAACAGTGGAAGCTTTGATGCAAGAAATTAATGCTAAATGGAATAATAAAGAAATATATCGCAATCAGAATTTGAAGCGAATGGCTAAATTGCGTAGTTTAGCAAGGTCAAATGCGGAAATGGCTTTAGAATTTATAGATAAAAATAAATAA
- the dnaJ gene encoding molecular chaperone DnaJ, producing MSTKRDYYEVLGVSKNATEAEIKKAYKKMARKYHPDLNRDNPKEAEEKFKEVNEAYEVLSNPQKKAQYDQFGHAAFDGTGGAGGGFGGFGGFGQGGFGGEGFGDIFDMFFGGGGAGGSARRRGPERGSDLRYNLSISFEEAAFGKTVELNIPRTEKCSSCNGTGAAAGTHPETCPDCHGTGQVQFTQNTPFGRMVNQRTCSRCSGTGEIVKTPCKDCNGKGVKSVRSKVEVKIPAGVDTGNRIRVAGEGEAGVRGGSTGDLYVYITVKDHKFFKREGTEIICEVPITFVQASLGDTIEVPTLDGKVEMKIPAGIQSGTIMRLKGKGIPFLRGAGRGDQHVRIKVLTPQKLTDRQKELLREFAGIKNDKANPEQESFFKTLKNLFK from the coding sequence GTGAGTACAAAACGCGATTATTATGAAGTCTTAGGCGTAAGTAAAAATGCTACAGAAGCAGAAATAAAAAAAGCCTACAAAAAAATGGCTCGAAAATATCACCCTGACCTCAATCGTGATAATCCTAAAGAAGCCGAAGAAAAATTCAAAGAAGTAAATGAAGCTTATGAAGTTTTATCCAATCCACAGAAAAAAGCTCAATATGACCAATTTGGTCACGCAGCTTTTGATGGTACTGGTGGAGCTGGCGGTGGCTTTGGCGGTTTCGGCGGTTTTGGTCAAGGTGGCTTTGGTGGAGAAGGCTTTGGCGATATCTTTGACATGTTCTTTGGTGGCGGTGGTGCTGGCGGTTCTGCTCGCCGTCGTGGCCCAGAACGTGGTTCTGATTTACGCTATAATTTATCTATTTCCTTTGAAGAAGCTGCATTTGGTAAAACAGTAGAACTCAATATTCCTCGTACAGAAAAATGTTCTAGTTGTAATGGTACAGGCGCTGCTGCTGGTACCCATCCTGAAACTTGCCCTGATTGCCATGGTACAGGTCAAGTACAATTCACTCAAAATACACCATTTGGTCGCATGGTAAATCAGCGTACTTGTTCCCGTTGCAGTGGTACAGGTGAAATCGTTAAAACACCATGTAAAGATTGTAATGGTAAAGGTGTTAAATCTGTTCGCTCTAAAGTTGAAGTTAAAATCCCTGCTGGCGTAGATACTGGAAACCGTATCCGCGTAGCTGGCGAAGGTGAAGCAGGTGTTCGTGGCGGATCTACTGGTGATTTATATGTATATATCACAGTAAAAGACCATAAATTCTTTAAACGTGAAGGCACTGAAATCATCTGCGAAGTTCCTATCACTTTTGTACAAGCTTCCTTAGGCGATACTATAGAAGTACCAACTCTTGATGGTAAAGTAGAAATGAAAATACCTGCTGGTATCCAGTCTGGTACAATAATGCGCTTAAAAGGAAAAGGTATTCCTTTCCTTCGCGGTGCTGGTCGTGGCGATCAACATGTTCGCATTAAAGTTTTAACTCCACAAAAACTTACTGACAGACAAAAAGAACTTCTTCGTGAATTTGCTGGTATTAAAAATGATAAAGCAAATCCAGAACAAGAAAGCTTCTTTAAGACTTTAAAAAATCTCTTTAAATAA
- the dnaK gene encoding molecular chaperone DnaK, producing the protein MSKVIGIDLGTTNSVVAVMEGGEPTVITNPEGSRLTPSVVGFTKDGERLVGQLAKRQAVSNPDRTIASIKRHMGEVNYKVNIDGKSYTPPEISAMVLQKLKADAEKYLGEKVTQAVITVPAYFNDSQRQATKDAGKIAGLDVLRIVNEPTAAALAYGLDKGEDGTILVFDLGGGTFDVSILELGDGVFEVKSTNGNTHLGGDDFDHAVMNWMVEEFKKSNGIDLSQDKMSAQRLIEAAEKAKIELSSMTSTNINLPFITADATGPKHLDLTLTRAKFDELTADLVEATIEPTRKAMADAGLSVSEIDKIILVGGSSRIPAVQEAIRKYLGKEPNHGVNPDECVAVGAAIQAGILAGEVKDVLLLDVTPLSLGIETLGGICTKIIERNTTIPTSKSQVFSTAADNQPAVSIHVLQGEREMAADNKTLGRFDLTDIPPAPRGVPQIEVKFDIDANGIVHVSAKDLGTGKEQNITIQSDSGMSKEDIDRMVKEAQAHEAEDKKRKEEIETRNNADSLVFQAEKVIKDLGDKADANTVAKVKDGIEGVKNALKGTDIEAIKKAMEELQKPLYELSAAAYQQAQQAQQQAGGAGANAQQQTQTKDDDNVVDADFKDVTDK; encoded by the coding sequence ATGTCCAAAGTAATTGGTATTGACTTAGGTACTACTAACTCTGTAGTCGCTGTTATGGAAGGTGGCGAACCTACAGTTATTACAAACCCAGAAGGTAGCAGACTTACTCCTTCAGTTGTAGGTTTCACAAAAGATGGTGAACGTCTTGTAGGTCAACTTGCAAAACGTCAAGCCGTTTCCAATCCAGATAGAACAATCGCTTCAATCAAACGTCATATGGGCGAAGTTAATTATAAAGTAAATATTGATGGTAAATCTTATACTCCACCAGAAATTTCTGCTATGGTTCTTCAAAAATTAAAAGCTGATGCAGAAAAATATCTTGGCGAAAAAGTAACTCAAGCAGTTATCACTGTTCCTGCTTACTTCAACGATAGCCAACGTCAAGCAACTAAAGATGCTGGTAAAATCGCAGGTCTTGATGTTCTTCGTATCGTAAACGAACCAACTGCTGCTGCTCTTGCTTATGGTCTTGATAAAGGCGAAGATGGTACAATCTTAGTATTCGACTTAGGTGGCGGTACATTCGATGTATCTATCCTCGAACTTGGTGATGGCGTATTTGAAGTAAAATCCACTAATGGTAATACTCATTTAGGTGGCGATGACTTTGACCATGCAGTAATGAATTGGATGGTAGAAGAATTCAAAAAATCCAACGGCATTGACTTATCTCAAGATAAAATGAGTGCTCAACGTCTTATCGAAGCTGCTGAAAAAGCAAAAATCGAACTTTCCAGCATGACTTCTACAAATATCAACTTACCATTCATCACTGCTGATGCAACAGGTCCAAAACACTTAGATTTAACTCTTACTCGTGCAAAATTTGATGAATTAACAGCAGATCTTGTTGAAGCTACAATCGAACCAACTCGTAAAGCTATGGCTGATGCTGGTTTATCCGTTTCTGAAATCGATAAAATCATCTTAGTTGGTGGTTCTAGCCGTATCCCTGCTGTTCAAGAAGCTATTAGAAAATATCTTGGTAAAGAACCAAATCATGGTGTAAACCCTGATGAATGTGTTGCAGTAGGTGCAGCTATTCAAGCTGGTATCTTAGCTGGTGAAGTTAAAGACGTATTACTTCTTGATGTAACTCCACTTTCCTTAGGTATTGAAACATTAGGTGGTATTTGCACAAAAATCATTGAAAGAAATACTACTATTCCTACTTCTAAGAGCCAAGTATTCTCTACAGCTGCTGATAATCAGCCTGCAGTTAGCATTCATGTTCTTCAAGGTGAACGTGAAATGGCAGCAGACAACAAAACTCTCGGTCGTTTCGATTTAACAGATATTCCACCAGCTCCAAGAGGAGTTCCTCAGATCGAAGTTAAATTCGATATTGATGCTAATGGTATCGTTCATGTATCTGCAAAAGACCTTGGTACTGGTAAAGAACAAAATATCACTATTCAATCTGATAGCGGTATGAGCAAAGAAGATATCGACCGCATGGTTAAAGAAGCTCAAGCTCATGAAGCTGAAGATAAAAAACGTAAAGAAGAAATAGAAACTAGAAATAATGCTGATTCTTTAGTATTCCAAGCTGAAAAAGTAATCAAAGATTTAGGCGATAAAGCTGATGCTAATACTGTAGCTAAAGTAAAAGATGGCATTGAAGGCGTTAAAAATGCTCTCAAAGGTACAGATATCGAAGCAATCAAAAAAGCTATGGAAGAATTACAAAAACCTCTTTATGAATTAAGCGCAGCTGCATATCAGCAGGCTCAGCAAGCTCAACAACAAGCTGGCGGAGCAGGTGCTAATGCACAGCAACAGACCCAGACAAAAGATGATGACAATGTTGTTGACGCTGATTTTAAAGATGTAACTGATAAATAA
- the grpE gene encoding nucleotide exchange factor GrpE gives MATPEETKETMQTETTSDNEVKETVEETTNETAVENDEATFDTIKKELEAQKELLQQSEDHYKRLQADFANFRRRNEKEREELSSVVLQGLIKDLLPIIDNFERALAVEGAAGTPLHDGISMVYNQLMESLKKNGLEVIKAAGEKFDPNFHQAVMRVQDPEKEDDTIEEEFQKGYMVQGRVIRPSMVKVVAN, from the coding sequence ATGGCTACTCCAGAAGAAACTAAAGAAACTATGCAGACTGAAACTACTTCTGATAACGAAGTTAAAGAAACAGTAGAAGAAACTACTAATGAGACTGCTGTAGAAAATGATGAAGCAACTTTTGATACAATAAAAAAAGAACTTGAAGCTCAAAAAGAATTATTACAGCAAAGCGAAGACCACTATAAAAGATTGCAAGCTGATTTTGCAAACTTCCGTCGTCGCAATGAAAAAGAACGTGAAGAATTATCTAGTGTAGTACTTCAAGGATTAATTAAAGATTTATTACCCATCATTGATAATTTTGAACGTGCTTTAGCTGTTGAAGGAGCTGCTGGTACTCCTCTTCATGATGGAATTTCCATGGTTTACAACCAATTAATGGAATCTTTGAAGAAAAATGGTCTTGAAGTTATTAAAGCTGCTGGTGAAAAATTTGATCCTAATTTCCATCAAGCTGTAATGCGCGTTCAAGACCCTGAAAAAGAAGATGATACCATCGAAGAAGAATTCCAAAAAGGTTATATGGTACAAGGTCGAGTAATTCGCCCAAGTATGGTAAAAGTTGTAGCTAATTAA
- the hrcA gene encoding heat-inducible transcriptional repressor HrcA — translation MLDERKQRILRAIVDDYISTAEPIGSRTIAKKYSLGISPATIRNEMADLETLGYIKHLHTSSGRIPSSKGYRFYVDDLLTLEQMSENEISLINNWYATKVRSVEEIFRETSRIISQLTKNVSLVLAPQLTQTAFQYLRFLPLNEHQVIAVIMTDAGFIDNKIIDIPSGVSFKDFDNIASIFNHYLKGKRLSDISMASIRKIRGETVNSTVFNAIINIIDEALAKDKQERLYLGGARELMEQPEFHNIDKVKKLLSMFEEKQLLYDILHAQKDESLAVTIGQENKYNDIKDCSIISATYHLDGKPIATLAVLGPTRMDYGKIISLLKFMNANLADIFHRFHL, via the coding sequence ATGCTAGATGAAAGAAAGCAACGCATTCTCCGAGCCATTGTAGATGACTATATATCTACTGCAGAGCCAATAGGCTCCCGAACAATTGCTAAGAAATATAGTTTGGGAATTAGCCCTGCGACAATTCGTAATGAAATGGCAGATTTAGAGACACTTGGTTATATCAAGCATCTCCATACCTCATCTGGGCGTATCCCCTCATCAAAAGGTTATCGTTTTTATGTTGATGACTTATTAACATTAGAACAAATGTCGGAGAATGAGATATCTCTTATCAATAATTGGTATGCTACTAAAGTACGTTCTGTTGAAGAAATTTTCCGTGAAACTTCACGTATAATCTCTCAATTGACAAAAAATGTATCTTTAGTTTTAGCTCCACAATTAACGCAAACAGCTTTTCAGTATTTGCGATTTTTACCACTTAATGAACATCAAGTAATAGCTGTCATCATGACAGATGCTGGTTTTATTGATAACAAAATTATCGATATTCCAAGTGGTGTTTCTTTTAAGGATTTTGATAATATCGCTAGTATCTTTAATCATTATCTCAAAGGTAAGCGTCTATCAGATATTAGTATGGCATCAATTCGCAAAATTCGTGGTGAAACTGTTAATTCCACAGTTTTCAATGCTATCATTAATATTATAGATGAAGCATTAGCCAAAGATAAGCAAGAACGACTTTATCTAGGTGGTGCAAGAGAATTAATGGAACAGCCTGAATTCCATAATATAGATAAAGTAAAAAAACTATTATCTATGTTTGAAGAAAAACAACTTTTATATGATATTTTACATGCACAAAAAGATGAAAGTTTAGCTGTTACCATTGGTCAAGAAAACAAATATAATGATATTAAAGATTGCAGTATTATCAGTGCCACATATCATTTAGATGGTAAACCAATTGCCACATTAGCTGTTTTAGGTCCAACACGTATGGATTATGGCAAAATAATTTCTTTATTAAAATTTATGAATGCTAATCTTGCTGATATTTTCCATAGATTTCATTTGTAA
- a CDS encoding C40 family peptidase — MSKVVRVLVLSLCLICMSAIASASSFRLGDQGAEIAEIQAALASQGYDVTADGDFGPATQAAVAAFQSANGLDNDGLVGAMTYQTLMGRNMPVVSRSSNYIAKRIINSSLNYIGVPYVFGGTTPSGFDCSGFTRYVFATAGISLPRTADVQFEIGTPVSYDNLMPGDLVFFSTYTYGASHVGIYMGDGNFINASSSRGVVVDSLSSSYWASCYIGARRVL, encoded by the coding sequence TTGAGTAAAGTTGTCCGTGTTTTAGTTTTATCTTTATGTTTGATCTGTATGAGTGCTATTGCTAGCGCATCTTCTTTCCGTTTAGGAGACCAAGGTGCAGAAATCGCTGAAATTCAAGCAGCATTGGCAAGTCAGGGTTATGATGTAACAGCAGATGGAGATTTCGGTCCAGCTACACAAGCTGCAGTGGCAGCATTCCAATCAGCTAATGGTTTGGATAATGATGGTTTAGTTGGCGCTATGACATATCAAACATTGATGGGACGTAACATGCCTGTAGTAAGCCGTAGTTCTAATTACATTGCAAAACGTATCATTAATTCATCTTTGAATTATATTGGCGTGCCATATGTATTTGGTGGTACAACTCCAAGCGGTTTTGATTGTTCTGGTTTTACGCGTTATGTTTTTGCTACAGCTGGTATTTCTCTTCCACGTACAGCAGATGTACAATTTGAAATAGGTACACCAGTATCTTATGATAACCTTATGCCTGGTGATTTAGTATTTTTCTCTACTTATACTTATGGAGCATCTCATGTAGGTATCTATATGGGTGATGGTAATTTTATTAATGCTTCTTCTAGCCGTGGAGTAGTTGTCGATTCTTTAAGTAGTTCTTATTGGGCATCTTGCTATATTGGAGCACGTAGAGTTTTATAA
- a CDS encoding histidine kinase N-terminal domain-containing protein → MSFLNNCRQFTNLSAMKANFLQRINTVLPLVSDLVHAHVAMYTFSKKENYFTVVSEFEPHTTYNPIKQSLIGKEIPKVQEPLIDKTIKFKSKYEGQRELDFGKFYQMYTIPIVVDYEVIAVICFEINYEDTQTRGFTRLLKTAFIILENAPKKADNKMYRAISSRDGIIITDKNERIIFANMVASRIYHVLGVSNLLGCHLFDRQLTLHIRKETILPRCPYEKEIEVGNLVLIRRDIPINEAGNLLTRIVILSDVTEIRKKDKELKIKSAVIQEIHHRVKNNLQTIASLLRLQARRSNSMEVKEALKESVNRILSISVVHEFLSQQGDENIDVMEVTKNILQLIQQNMLDSHFKLETEFIGETIILPSKQASNLALIINELILNSIEHGFLGRNYGKIGLKISQSDEAYIIELYDNGNGLPENFFDLPTKSLGLQIVRTLIEGDMNGSFDLYNDNGVHAKIAIPYKFLMESEVDV, encoded by the coding sequence ATGTCTTTTTTGAATAATTGTAGACAATTTACTAATTTATCCGCTATGAAAGCTAATTTTTTACAAAGAATTAATACAGTATTACCTTTAGTTTCTGATTTGGTGCATGCGCATGTAGCTATGTATACATTTTCCAAAAAAGAAAATTATTTCACTGTTGTTTCTGAATTTGAACCACATACTACGTATAATCCTATAAAACAATCATTAATAGGGAAGGAAATTCCTAAAGTACAAGAGCCTTTAATTGATAAAACTATTAAATTTAAATCAAAATATGAAGGTCAAAGAGAATTAGATTTTGGTAAATTTTATCAAATGTATACTATACCGATTGTCGTTGATTATGAAGTAATAGCTGTTATTTGTTTTGAGATAAATTATGAAGATACACAAACAAGAGGTTTTACTCGTCTTTTGAAGACTGCCTTTATTATTTTGGAAAATGCGCCTAAAAAAGCAGATAATAAAATGTATAGAGCAATTTCTTCACGAGATGGGATTATCATTACAGATAAAAATGAACGCATTATTTTTGCTAATATGGTAGCGTCAAGAATATATCATGTTTTAGGTGTTAGTAATTTGTTGGGTTGTCATCTTTTTGATAGACAGTTGACTTTGCATATTAGAAAAGAAACTATTTTGCCTAGATGTCCTTATGAAAAAGAAATTGAAGTGGGCAATTTAGTTTTGATTAGAAGAGACATTCCAATCAATGAAGCAGGCAATTTATTGACACGTATAGTGATTTTATCTGATGTTACTGAAATTAGAAAAAAAGATAAAGAATTAAAAATAAAATCAGCAGTGATACAAGAAATTCATCATCGCGTAAAAAATAATTTGCAAACTATTGCTAGTTTACTTAGATTACAAGCTAGACGCTCAAATTCAATGGAAGTAAAAGAAGCTTTAAAGGAAAGTGTAAATCGTATTTTAAGTATATCAGTTGTGCATGAATTTTTATCACAACAAGGTGATGAAAATATAGATGTAATGGAAGTAACAAAAAATATTTTACAATTAATTCAGCAAAATATGTTAGATAGTCATTTTAAATTGGAGACAGAATTCATTGGAGAGACAATAATTTTACCATCAAAACAAGCTAGTAATTTAGCTTTAATCATAAATGAATTGATTTTAAATTCAATTGAGCATGGATTTTTAGGCAGAAATTATGGTAAAATTGGTCTTAAAATAAGTCAAAGTGATGAAGCCTATATAATAGAATTGTATGACAATGGTAATGGTTTACCAGAGAATTTTTTTGATTTACCGACAAAATCTTTAGGACTTCAAATTGTGAGAACCTTAATTGAAGGAGATATGAATGGTTCTTTTGACTTATATAATGATAATGGGGTTCATGCCAAGATAGCTATTCCCTATAAATTTTTAATGGAGAGTGAAGTTGATGTCTAA
- a CDS encoding ANTAR domain-containing response regulator, with the protein MSKLKIVIADNESIIRMDLKEMLEEAGHEVVGECFNGLKAIELTQRLKPDLVIMDIKMPEMDGITAAKRISDQKLAPVILLTAFSQKDIVEKAKNSGVLAYLVKPIKPSNLFPAIEIALSRFNEIKQLESELDDIKNSLEMRKLLDRAKGILMDAYNLSESEAYRRIQKYSMAKRKTIKEVAQSIIRAATK; encoded by the coding sequence ATGTCTAAGTTAAAAATTGTGATTGCTGATAATGAATCAATCATTCGCATGGATTTGAAAGAAATGTTAGAAGAAGCTGGGCATGAAGTCGTTGGAGAATGTTTTAATGGATTAAAGGCTATAGAATTAACGCAGCGATTAAAACCTGATTTAGTGATTATGGATATAAAAATGCCAGAAATGGATGGGATTACAGCTGCAAAGAGAATTTCTGACCAAAAATTAGCTCCTGTTATTTTGCTTACAGCTTTTAGCCAAAAAGACATTGTAGAAAAAGCTAAGAATTCAGGTGTTTTAGCTTATTTGGTAAAACCAATAAAGCCAAGTAATTTGTTTCCAGCAATAGAAATTGCACTATCTAGATTTAATGAGATTAAACAATTAGAAAGTGAATTAGATGATATAAAAAATTCACTAGAAATGAGAAAATTATTAGATAGAGCAAAAGGTATTTTGATGGATGCTTATAATTTATCTGAAAGTGAAGCTTATCGTAGAATACAAAAATATAGTATGGCAAAACGAAAAACAATAAAAGAAGTTGCACAATCAATTATTCGCGCAGCTACAAAATGA